The Paenibacillus sp. 481 DNA window CGGACGACGATGTACTCGGTTTTCGGCAAGCAACGTGGATTCATATTAAGGACGATGATTACTGATACAAAAGTTTAATAGGATAAATATGCGGAAAAAATCTAGTCGATGACTAGGTTTTTTCTGCGTTGTTGGTTATAATGGTTAAGGAATTTTTACTGGATAAGCGACACGCAGGTTGCGCCTATAGATCGAACCAAATCAATCTGCGAATGTATACAATAAAGCAATAACACGATGACGATAATATATACTGTTGAGGAGTTGTAATCATATATGGCATTGAAAGCTGGTATCGTTGGATTGCCGAACGTAGGTAAATCCACATTATTCAACGCAATTACGCAAGCAGGTGCAGAATCTGCTAACTACCCATTCTGTACGATTGACCCGAACGTCGGTGTCGTAGAAGTTCCGGACGAGCGTTTGACGAAGCTTACTGAACTTGTTGTTCCTAACCGCACGGTTCCAACTGCATTTGAATTTGTTGATATTGCAGGTTTGGTTCGCGGCGCGAGCAAAGGCGAAGGCTTGGGCAACAAATTCCTTGCTCATATTCGTGAAGTTGATGCGATTGTGCACGTTGTACGTTGTTTTGAAGATGAGAACATTACGCACGTTGACGGCAAAGTCAACCCGATTAGCGATATTCAAACGATCAACCTTGAGCTTATCTTGGCCGATTTGGATTCAGTCGAGAAGCGTTTGGATCGTTCTAAAAAAAGCTTGAAGAGCGGCGACAAGAAAATCTTAGCTGAAGTTGAAGTGTTGGAGCGCTTGAAGGCAGCTCTGTATGACGACATGCCAGCACGCAGCTTGGAGTTGAGCGAAGATGAGAAGCTGACTGTTCGCGATTTGCATTTGTTGACGATGAAGCCTGTATTGTATGCGGCGAACGTTAGCGAAGATGGCGTAACAGATGCGGACAACAATCCGTATGTACAGCAAGTTCGTGAGTTTGCAGCTGCTGAAAATGCGGCAGTAGTACCTATTAGCGCGAAGGTAGAAGCTGAAATTGCTGAGCTTGAAGGCGAAGACAAAGCGATGTTCCTTGAGGAGCTTGGTTTGGAAGCTTCAGGTCTAGACCGTTTGATCAATGCGGCATACAGCTTGCTTGGCTTGTACACGTACTTCACTGCTGGTGTTCAAGAAGTTCGCGCGTGGACAATTCGTAAGGGCATGAAAGCGCCGCAAGCAGCTGGTGTTATTCATACTGATTTTGAACGCGGCTTTATTCGCGCAGAAGTTGTATCCTACAACGATTTAGTTGCAGGTGGCTCGATGAACGTGGTTAAAGAGCAAGGCAAGTTGCGTTTGGAAGGTAAAGAATACGTGGTGCAGGACGGCGATGTTATGCACTTCCGTTTTAACGTTTAATAGATAAAGCTAGCTTATGATTAAATGAGGATGAGAGAGGTGAGCGTGGCATGATGATAGACCGTTTGCAATCCCTAGCGGATCGTTATGACAAATTGAGTGAGCTATTGTGCGATCCCGACGTAGCGAGTGATCCTAAAAAATTGCGCGACTACTCGAAAGAGCAGTCTGACCTACAACCGGCGTACGAAGCTTTTATGGAATATAAGACCGTGTCTAGTGAGCTTGAAGCAGCGAAAGCTATGATGCAAGAGAAGCTGGACGATGAAATGCGTGAAATGGTAAAAATGGAAATCGAAGAGCTGCAAGAGCGTGAAAAAGAGTTGCAGGAACGCGTTCGTATTTTGCTGTTGCCTAAAGATCCTAACGACGATAAGAACGTTGTCGTTGAGATTCGTGGCGCAGCAGGTGGCGACGAGGCAGCGTTGTTTGCGGCTGATTTGTACCGCATGTATACGCGTTATGCAGACTCCCAAGGCTGGCGTACGGAGCTGATGGAAGCGAACATCAGCGACTTGGGCGGCTTCAAGGAAGTTATTTTCATGATTAGCGGCAAAGGCGCGTACAGTAAGTTGAAGTACGAGAGCGGCGCGCACCGCGTTCAGCGTATTCCAGCAACAGAATCGGGCGGTCGTATTCATACGTCCACATCGACGGTTGGGGTTATGCCGGAAATTGATGAGATCGAAGTTGAAATTTCAGATAAAGATATTCGTATTGATACGTTCTGTTCCTCTGGTGCAGGCGGACAGTCTGTTAATACGACGAAGTCGGCGGTACGTGTTACACATATTCCGACAGGTATCATGGCGACATGTCAAGACGGCAAGTCGCAGAACGATAACAAAGCGAAGGCGTTGCAAGTACTTCGTGCCCGTATTTTTGACATTAAACGTCAAGAAGAAGAGGCGAAGTATGCGGGCGAGCGCAAGAGTAAAGTTGGTACGGGAGATCGCTCTGAGCGCATTCGTACGTACAACTATCCACAAAGCCGTATAACGGATCACCGTATCGGTTTGACCTTGCACAAGCTGGATCAAGTCATGAATGGCGATATGGAAGAGATCGTGCAGGCGTTGACAATGACGGAGCAAGCAGAGTTGTTGGAGCGTGAGAATTTAGCATGAGTAGACAAAGCGACGGGTTGAATGGTGCGGGACCGCAAGGTCATGACCGCTTCTGCCTCGCTTTGCCGTTAACGATAAGGGAAGCCTGGGTACAGGCTTCTTCTTTTTTATCGGCGAACGGGGTAGACGATGCGGCGCATCATGCTGAGCTGCTGCTGCGTCATGTGCTGCGCATGGAGCGGACGGAATATTTGGTTCGCCTGATGGATGAGTTCCCTGAAGCAAATGAGGCAGGTGCATTGTACGAGGAAGCCATAGCACGGCGGGCGCTTGGTGAGCCGACGCAATATATTATCGGAGAGCAATATTTTTATGGCTTGCCGTTTGCGGTTACATCGGACGTGCTTATTCCGCGTCCAGAGACTGAACTGCTCGTCGAGGCGCTGCTCGAAGAAGCAGGCTGTCTGTGGCAGGATGATGCGACGCTTGCCGTGGCTGATATCGGCACGGGCAGTGGTGCTATCGCCTGTACGCTTGCGCATGAGCGTCCAGCATGGCGGGTGACCGCCGCCGACATTTCACCTGCGGCGCTTGTAGTCGCACGGCGCAATGCCAAGTCGCTTGGCGTAGCAGAGCGTATGCTGTGGCAGCAGGGCGACCTGCTAGAGCCATTCGCAGGCAAGCGGTTGGACATTCTTGTGTCCAACCCACCTTATATCCCTGCGGAGGACATTGCAGGGCTTATGCGCGAGGTGCGCGATCATGAGCCGCGCTCGGCGCTGGACGGCGGGCCGGACGGGCTAGACCCTTACCGCCGACTTGTTGCCATGCTATCCCTGTTAGCCGAGCAGCCGCGTTTAATCGGCTTTGAGGTTGGCCAAGGGCAAGCTCGTGATGTGGCAGCTATGCTCGAAGCTGCGGGCTACAACGCCCGCCTGCGCATCGTGGAGGACTTAGCGGGCATAGAACGGCACGTTATCGGCGTGCGGGCTTAAGCGAGCTAAGTGCTCTAAGTGAGCTAGGCACTCTAAGTGCTCTACGTGCTTTAAGTGTGCTACGTGCTCTAAGTACTTTAAGTGAGCTAAGGTGCTCTAAGTGTGCTAAGTGATCATAAGTGAGCGTGCATAGAGCAAGTGATCGGGAATCTCCGCATGCTCAAGCAGGTAATATACATCGTGTACACATGAGCCCCCAACGGGGGCTCTATTTTTTTGTGCAAATGATAGATTACACGTTTAAATAGATTCCTACCGGACATAATGATAGACAAGAGGCGCGCCCAACCTCACAAGGAGTAGAATCACATGAACTTACGTGTATTCGTGCTCGGTTTAGCTGTTATTACATTAGTGACGGGAACCGTGATGAGTTGGGAACAAAGCCGCATGCAAGCGGCTGAAGCAAGAACGACAATAACCACAAAGGCATCAGCAGTAACAACGACTTCAAATATAACAACCACATCCACAACAGCAACGACTGTCAATTCGACCGTTATTCCCGAGGATGCGATCCGACTTCGTATTTTGGCTAACTCTGATCGTGCACAAGACCAAATCATCAAACGTGCGGTAAGAGACCGCATCGTAGAAGTGATGAACGGTTGGTTAGCCGCAGATGACAGTCAAGGACAAGCCAAACAGCCACAAACGCGTGCAGAAGCCCGCGAACTCATAACTGCAAATATGGAGCAGCTCGATGAAGCTGCCAGCGAAGTATTGCAATCATACAACGTATCTTATACCGCAAAGTTAGAACTGAAAGTCGTACCTTTTCCGGCAAAATGGTATGGAGGACAAGCCTATCCTGCCGGTGACTACGAGGCGCTACGTATAACGTTAGGCACTGGTGAAGGTCAGAACTGGTGGTGCGTACTATTTCCTCCACTCTGTTTCATAGATGGGGACACTGCGCAAGCGAAGAGCAGTGAATCCGAGCAGACGAACAACAACAAATCCGAATCTGCAACAGCAAAAGAGAGCGACTCCGCTTCTAATGGTTCACATAACGCTGATAACTTTGATCATTCTAATAACTCTGGTCAAACGCAAGAAGTTCGATTTTTTCTGTGGGATCTTATCGCTTCCTTTTTCACCCTAGTAGGCGACTTGTTGAAAGCGTTGTTTGGATAATCAGCGAGTAGTTAGCGAGCAGCAGTCAATATGTGATTTGAGATTGGACTAGCGAGAACAAGGTGTATATGTTAAAACTAAATAATTGAACTTGTAACCTTAAATAAAGAAGATGTCGGAGTCGATTCGGCATCTTTTCTATTGTTAATAATAAACATGATTAAATATAAGGACGGATTGAATATGAACGAACAGAATGAGCAGCATACGCAGCACGGGCAAGCGGCGCACGTCCGAAGTGAGCAGTTAGGGTTGAAAAAAGGAGAAGCGAGTACGACACGTTGGTGGCATATAGCCGATGCTTCTAATGTTTCCAATGCCCCTACTACGCCTACTATTTCTACTACTGAGCAGGGTGCGATGCTGCGAGAAGCGGCTGCTATGTTGGCAGCTGGACAGACAGTAGCCTTCCCAACGGAAACGGTGTACGGGCTAGGTGCAGATGCTCGCAATACCGCTGCTGTGGAACGTATTTTTGCAGCTAAAGGACGTCCATCAGACAATCCGCTTATCGTTCACATTGCCGAGCAAGCCCAGCTTGACGCGCTGGTCATGCCTTATGGAGATACAGCACGTCGCTTGATGAAGCGCTTTTGGCCTGGGCCGCTCACCATCGTCCTTCCCGTTCGCCCGGATTCATTATCACCGCGCGTAACGGCTGGCTTGGACACGGTAGGTGTGCGCATGCCTGCACATGAGATTGCCCTTGCTTTAATCGCAGCAGCGGGCTGCCCTGTTGCTGCACCGAGTGCAAACCGCTCCGGCAGACCAAGTCCAACCAAAGCCGAGCATGTCCGTGACGATTTAGACGGCCTCATCGGCGGCATCGTTGACGGTGGGACTACAGGTGTTGGACTGGAGTCCACCGTTGTAGAGCTTATTGGCGATCGTGTGCACGTGCTGCGTCCAGGTGGAATTACCGTAGATATGCTGCGTGAAGTAGTAGCCGTCGTCACGGTCGATCCAGCAGTAGATCCTGCGGGAGATATGGTGCGAGGTTCTGAATGGGCATCCGGTACACAAGCGGATCATGGAAACGATGCGGCCCCCCGTTCCCCGGGAATGAAATATGCACATTACGCCCCTAAGGGTACCATGCAGCTCGTGCAAGGCCGCGATACGGATCAAGTCTCGACATGGATACAACATGCACTAGACGAGGCAAAGCATCGCGGTGAGACGACGGGAGTGCTTGCTTTCAACGAAACCGTATCCCGTTATCAGGCCGACTCTGTCGTCTCGTTAGGAAGCTTAGCCCACTTAGAAGAAGCGGCGCAGCGTCTGTACGATGCGTTACGCAGCTTTGACGAAGCAGGGGCCTCCGTTATTTATGCAGAAGCATGTCCTTCTGAAGGAATCGGTATGGCTGTCATGAACCGCCTGGTGAAGGCGGCAGGGCATCGAGTCATCCAACTATAAGCAAGGAGTAGCATACTCTAATCACCAGTCCCATTCCGTCATGTTTATGACCTTGTCCGCATAGGTTGAAATAGATAATGGGACGAGGAGAGAGAGCCATGTGGGAGACGATCGAGTCGGCGGGACAGTGGACAACGATAATCATTATGGCTGTTGCGCTTGGATTCGATGCTTTTTCACTCTGCTTAGGCATCGGGATGAGAGGAGTACGGCACATATATGCTCTTCGAGTTAGCTTCGTTATAGGCATGTTTCACATATTAATGCCGTTAATTGGTATCCTTACAGGTGTGTATATGACAGCTGTGCTCGGGAACATGACTACCTTTGCCGCAGGCGGCTTGCTCATCATGCTCGGGATTCATATGCTATATAGCTCTTTAAAAGGTTCTTCATCGGATTGGATTGATATTAGTACGCTCGGAGGCATGTTTCTTTTCGCTGCCAGCGTTTCCGTAGATGCTTTTTCCGTGGGTGTGTCATTAGGGCTTTACCGTTCCGATCTATGGTTGACGATCTGTGCCTTTGGTTTGTTTGGTGGCTTGATGTCTGTGCTTGGATTAATGCTTGGCAATCGCATCGGACAGCGGCTAGGTGAATATGGTGAGGCAGCGGGCGGTGCTATTTTGTTAGCCTTTGGTGTCTTGTTTTTGTTTCCCTCTTGAAAAGGGTAAAATATATACAACTCGATCTAGCTACTTTGTAAAGCAGGACGGAGGGAGATTTGCATGATGAATCGAATATTGTTTGTCTGCACCGGAAATACGTGTCGCAGCCCGATGGCGGAATCATTATTGCGCAAGCTGGCGCAGGAACGTGGTATTGAGGTGGAAGTGAAATCAGCAGGCGTGGCCGCTTGGAACGGCACTTCGATGTCGGAGCATGCTGCTCAAGTACTTAAGCAGTATGATGCTTCCAATGATTCTTTTCAATCCACGAGTGTGAATCAAGAAGATATTCAGTGGGCTGATTTAGTACTGACCTTAACAGTAGGACACAAGCAGCAAGTGCTGTATCAATTTCCAGAAATGACGGACAAGACGTATACCTTAAAGGAATACGTCTTAGATCATAAACAGGCAGAGCAAGCACAACAAGCGTTGCAGGCGCTAATTGCTGATTTGCAATTAAAGTTATCGCTTGGCACACAGCCAACAGAAGAAGAGCGGGCACAACTGATTGAATTGCAGCGACAGTGTCCCAATTTAGATATTTCGGATCCTTTTGGCGGCTCGCTTGAACAGTATCAAGCAACAGCTGCGGAAATTCGAGCGATGGTCGAATTATTGTTAGATAAGCTTGCGAAAAAATAATTGCGTTTCCTAAGGCAATGCGCTATGATCAAATGCAAACGCAAGGTTCGATGTAACTGGCGACGGAAGTGGGCAACCACGGTGGAGCATCGAACGATACGGCCGGTCGCCTGGGCAAAAGAGCAGTGTATGACATTAGTCATGCTATGCTCTTTTTTTCGTCTTTACGTAAAAAATTCGCTATAATAAGCCTATAGCTTGGTCATGAATAGCCGTGCAGATGGATACGAACTTGGACTTGGATGAACTAGTTTATCGTTCCGTATTGCGTTAGTGCTGTTAATGAATGGTTATGTTACACGTATAGGTTACGATTTTGATTGGAGGATGAAAAGATGAAAGTTGCAATTGGAGCAGACCACGGTGGCGTGCGTCTGAAAAATGATATTATCGCTGTTATTCAGGAGCTTGGACATGAGGTTATCGATGTGGGATGCAATTGTTCCGATTCCGTAGACTACCCGGATTATGCTTTACCTGTAGCTGAAATGGTTGCAAAAGGTGAGGCAGACCGTGGCATTTTGCTATGCGGTACAGGCATTGGTATGTCGATCGCAGCCAACAAAGTGCCAGGTATTCGCTGCGCACTTGTACATGATTTATTTTCCGCGCAAGCGACGCGTGATCATAACGATACGAACATGCTGGCGATGGGCGAGCGTGTCGTCGGTCCAGGACTGGCGCAAGAAATCGCGCGTGTCTGGTTATCGACAGAATTTAGCCAAGGTGAACGCCATATGGGTCGCCTTCGTAAAGTGTCGGAAATCGAACAGAAGTACATTTCCACAACATAAACACCAAGCCACATAGATGCTTCATTTAGCGGGAGGTGGTCAGGATGAATGATAACAACAGCAGCATTGACCATGTTGAAAATGAGCTTAAGCGTTCCCGTGATGCACAATCCGCTGAGCGTGTTGAGCAAGTGACAGCAGCAGCGGAACGTGCAGCACGAACGCTTGTAGAGGCGGCTGAGCTAAAGTCCGGCCAAATCGTCGTCATCGGATGCAGTACGAGTGAAATCATCGGCCGTCGCATAGGAACGTCAGGAGCTATCGAGATCGCACAGCAACTGCTGGCAGGCTTCGATGTACTGCGCACGGAATATGGGCTCCATGTCGCATATCAATGCTGCGAGCATTTGAACCGTGCATTAGTCGTAGAGCGGCGGACATTGGACATGTACCGCCTCGAAGAGGTGGCAGCAGTTCCGGTGCCGAAAGCGGGTGGCTCTATGGCTGCAAGTGCATACCTGCACTTGCCAGATGCTTGTCTGGCGGAGTCTATTTCCGCACATGCGGGCATTGACATCGGGGAGACGCTTATTGGCATGCACTTGCGTCACGTTGCCGTACCATTGCGTACTGAGGTGCGCTTTATTGGTGAGGCACGCGTCGCGATGGCGCGTACGCGTCCGAAGCTTATTGGCGGTGAGCGGGCCGTCTATCAGCTGCCGCAGGATGCAGCGGGCAACTGTGAATAAGCATTTGCAATAAGCACTCGAATATCCATTCGAATAAGCACGCGAATAACCGTAAGAATGCGCATGTGCATGTGCATTTGTGATATCGCGCTGAATCATTCAAATGGCACAGCATCAACATGGATACAATCACCTTCAGTAGTTTGCAGATCTGTCAACAGAATGTATGGTGTTAGTGTAGGAAATCGGTCTACACTGTAAAACATTCAGCCTTCGCTAGATCTTATCGTTTTCGACTATTGTCGAGAGAAATCCAAATCAGTAAATTATTTGGGAGGGAATTAAATGGTAGATCATTTGAGAAAAGCAGACCCTGCAGTACTTGAGGCAATGAACTTGGAGCTTCAACGTCAACGTGACAACATCGAATTGATAGCATCTGAAAATATCGTCAGCGAAGCGGTTATGGAAGCAATGGGCACAGTGCTGACGAATAAATATGCGGAAGGCTACCCTGGTAAACGCTACTATGGCGGCTGTGAGCACGTTGATATCGTCGAAGATATCGCACGCGACCGCGCTAAAGAGTTGTTCGGTGCAGAACACGTCAACGTACAACCGCACTCTGGCGCACAAGCGAACATGGCTGTTTACTTGGCAGCATTGAAACCTGGTGACACGGTGCTTGGCATGAACTTGGCGCACGGTGGACACTTGACGCACGGTAGCCCAGTTAATGCTTCTGGCGTTCTGTACAACTTCGTTGCATACGGTGTGGACGAGCAAACGTTCCGCATCGATTACGATGAAGTTCGCAAATTGGCATTTAAGCATCGTCCGAAAATGCTCGTGGCAGGTGCAAGTGCATACCCACGCACGATCGACTTTGAAGCACTTGCTGCCATCGCTAACGATGTAGGCGCATTGTTTATGGTTGATATGGCGCATATCGCCGGTCTTGTTGCTGCGGGCTTGCACCCTAACCCAGTACCACATGCACACTTCGTTACGACTACGACGCACAAGACATTGCGTGGTCCACGTGGTGGTTTGATTATATGCCGTAAATCATGGGCACAAGCGATCGATAAAGCTGTGTTCCCTGGTACACAAGGCGGCCCGTTGATGCACGTTATCGCGGCGAAAGCTGTTGCGCTTGGCG harbors:
- the ychF gene encoding redox-regulated ATPase YchF produces the protein MALKAGIVGLPNVGKSTLFNAITQAGAESANYPFCTIDPNVGVVEVPDERLTKLTELVVPNRTVPTAFEFVDIAGLVRGASKGEGLGNKFLAHIREVDAIVHVVRCFEDENITHVDGKVNPISDIQTINLELILADLDSVEKRLDRSKKSLKSGDKKILAEVEVLERLKAALYDDMPARSLELSEDEKLTVRDLHLLTMKPVLYAANVSEDGVTDADNNPYVQQVREFAAAENAAVVPISAKVEAEIAELEGEDKAMFLEELGLEASGLDRLINAAYSLLGLYTYFTAGVQEVRAWTIRKGMKAPQAAGVIHTDFERGFIRAEVVSYNDLVAGGSMNVVKEQGKLRLEGKEYVVQDGDVMHFRFNV
- the prfA gene encoding peptide chain release factor 1, whose product is MIDRLQSLADRYDKLSELLCDPDVASDPKKLRDYSKEQSDLQPAYEAFMEYKTVSSELEAAKAMMQEKLDDEMREMVKMEIEELQEREKELQERVRILLLPKDPNDDKNVVVEIRGAAGGDEAALFAADLYRMYTRYADSQGWRTELMEANISDLGGFKEVIFMISGKGAYSKLKYESGAHRVQRIPATESGGRIHTSTSTVGVMPEIDEIEVEISDKDIRIDTFCSSGAGGQSVNTTKSAVRVTHIPTGIMATCQDGKSQNDNKAKALQVLRARIFDIKRQEEEAKYAGERKSKVGTGDRSERIRTYNYPQSRITDHRIGLTLHKLDQVMNGDMEEIVQALTMTEQAELLERENLA
- the prmC gene encoding peptide chain release factor N(5)-glutamine methyltransferase; the encoded protein is MSRQSDGLNGAGPQGHDRFCLALPLTIREAWVQASSFLSANGVDDAAHHAELLLRHVLRMERTEYLVRLMDEFPEANEAGALYEEAIARRALGEPTQYIIGEQYFYGLPFAVTSDVLIPRPETELLVEALLEEAGCLWQDDATLAVADIGTGSGAIACTLAHERPAWRVTAADISPAALVVARRNAKSLGVAERMLWQQGDLLEPFAGKRLDILVSNPPYIPAEDIAGLMREVRDHEPRSALDGGPDGLDPYRRLVAMLSLLAEQPRLIGFEVGQGQARDVAAMLEAAGYNARLRIVEDLAGIERHVIGVRA
- a CDS encoding stage II sporulation protein R, with the translated sequence MNLRVFVLGLAVITLVTGTVMSWEQSRMQAAEARTTITTKASAVTTTSNITTTSTTATTVNSTVIPEDAIRLRILANSDRAQDQIIKRAVRDRIVEVMNGWLAADDSQGQAKQPQTRAEARELITANMEQLDEAASEVLQSYNVSYTAKLELKVVPFPAKWYGGQAYPAGDYEALRITLGTGEGQNWWCVLFPPLCFIDGDTAQAKSSESEQTNNNKSESATAKESDSASNGSHNADNFDHSNNSGQTQEVRFFLWDLIASFFTLVGDLLKALFG
- a CDS encoding L-threonylcarbamoyladenylate synthase, producing MNEQNEQHTQHGQAAHVRSEQLGLKKGEASTTRWWHIADASNVSNAPTTPTISTTEQGAMLREAAAMLAAGQTVAFPTETVYGLGADARNTAAVERIFAAKGRPSDNPLIVHIAEQAQLDALVMPYGDTARRLMKRFWPGPLTIVLPVRPDSLSPRVTAGLDTVGVRMPAHEIALALIAAAGCPVAAPSANRSGRPSPTKAEHVRDDLDGLIGGIVDGGTTGVGLESTVVELIGDRVHVLRPGGITVDMLREVVAVVTVDPAVDPAGDMVRGSEWASGTQADHGNDAAPRSPGMKYAHYAPKGTMQLVQGRDTDQVSTWIQHALDEAKHRGETTGVLAFNETVSRYQADSVVSLGSLAHLEEAAQRLYDALRSFDEAGASVIYAEACPSEGIGMAVMNRLVKAAGHRVIQL
- a CDS encoding manganese efflux pump MntP, with product MWETIESAGQWTTIIIMAVALGFDAFSLCLGIGMRGVRHIYALRVSFVIGMFHILMPLIGILTGVYMTAVLGNMTTFAAGGLLIMLGIHMLYSSLKGSSSDWIDISTLGGMFLFAASVSVDAFSVGVSLGLYRSDLWLTICAFGLFGGLMSVLGLMLGNRIGQRLGEYGEAAGGAILLAFGVLFLFPS
- a CDS encoding low molecular weight protein arginine phosphatase; its protein translation is MNRILFVCTGNTCRSPMAESLLRKLAQERGIEVEVKSAGVAAWNGTSMSEHAAQVLKQYDASNDSFQSTSVNQEDIQWADLVLTLTVGHKQQVLYQFPEMTDKTYTLKEYVLDHKQAEQAQQALQALIADLQLKLSLGTQPTEEERAQLIELQRQCPNLDISDPFGGSLEQYQATAAEIRAMVELLLDKLAKK
- the rpiB gene encoding ribose 5-phosphate isomerase B codes for the protein MKVAIGADHGGVRLKNDIIAVIQELGHEVIDVGCNCSDSVDYPDYALPVAEMVAKGEADRGILLCGTGIGMSIAANKVPGIRCALVHDLFSAQATRDHNDTNMLAMGERVVGPGLAQEIARVWLSTEFSQGERHMGRLRKVSEIEQKYISTT
- a CDS encoding TIGR01440 family protein, with translation MNDNNSSIDHVENELKRSRDAQSAERVEQVTAAAERAARTLVEAAELKSGQIVVIGCSTSEIIGRRIGTSGAIEIAQQLLAGFDVLRTEYGLHVAYQCCEHLNRALVVERRTLDMYRLEEVAAVPVPKAGGSMAASAYLHLPDACLAESISAHAGIDIGETLIGMHLRHVAVPLRTEVRFIGEARVAMARTRPKLIGGERAVYQLPQDAAGNCE
- the glyA gene encoding serine hydroxymethyltransferase — its product is MVDHLRKADPAVLEAMNLELQRQRDNIELIASENIVSEAVMEAMGTVLTNKYAEGYPGKRYYGGCEHVDIVEDIARDRAKELFGAEHVNVQPHSGAQANMAVYLAALKPGDTVLGMNLAHGGHLTHGSPVNASGVLYNFVAYGVDEQTFRIDYDEVRKLAFKHRPKMLVAGASAYPRTIDFEALAAIANDVGALFMVDMAHIAGLVAAGLHPNPVPHAHFVTTTTHKTLRGPRGGLIICRKSWAQAIDKAVFPGTQGGPLMHVIAAKAVALGEALDPSFKQHAEQVVKNAQALAEGLIAEGLNLVSGGTENHLMLIDTRNINITGKDAEKVLDSVGITANKNAIPFDPTSPFVTSGIRLGTPAATSRGMDEAAMRTIAKAVAMTLKNPTDEATLNTARGLVRDLTAQYPLYPALKY